A stretch of Pogona vitticeps strain Pit_001003342236 chromosome 5, PviZW2.1, whole genome shotgun sequence DNA encodes these proteins:
- the TNPO3 gene encoding transportin-3 — translation MDPGGRGACPGPGGGGGGGGGGGGGGGGGGGKPNLQVVYQAVQALYHDPDPSGKERASLWLGELQRSVHAWEVSDQLLQIRQDVESCYFAAQTMKMKIQTSFYELPTDSHVSLRDSLLSHIQNLKDMSPVIVTQLALAIADLALQMASWKGCVHTLVEKYNNDVTSLPFLLEILTVLPEEVHSRSLRIGANRRTEIIEDLAFYSSTVVSLLVTCVEKAGNDEKMLIKIFRCLGSWFNLGVLDSTFMANSKLLSLLFEVLQQDKTSSNLHEAASDCVCSALYAIENVETNLPLALQLFQGVLTLETAYHMAVAREDLDKVLNYCRIFTELCETFLDKIVCTPGQGLGDLRTIELLLICAGHPQYEVVEISFNFWYRLGEHLYKTDNAVIHSIFKAYIQRLLHALARHCQLDPDHEGIPEETDDFGEFRMRVSDLVKDLIFLVGSVECFAQLYATLKEGHPPWEVTEAVLFIMASIAKSVDQENNPTLVEVLDGVVRLPESVHVAVRYTSIELVGEMSEVVDRNPQFLDPVLGYLMKGLCEKSLASVAAKAIHNICSVCRDHMAQHFSGLLEIARSLDSFMLSPEAAVGLLKGTALVLARLPLEKISACLSELCAVQVMALKKLLSQEPSNGLSSDPTVPLDRLAVIFRHTNPIVENGQTHPCQKVIQEIWPVLSETLNKHRADNRIVERCCRCLRFAVRCVGKGSAALLQPLVTQMVSVYQEHQHSCFLYLGSILVDEYGMEEGCRQGLLDMLQALCVPTFRLIEQPNGLQNHPDTVDDLFRLATRFIQRSPITLLRSQVILPILQWAIAATTLDHRDANCSVMKFLRDLVHTGVANDHEDDFEARKELIGQVMAQLGQQLVNQLLHTSCFCLPPYTLPDVAEVLWEIMQVDRPTFCRWLENSLKGLPKESTGGAVQVTHKQLTDFHKQVTSAEECKQVCWALRDFTRLFR, via the exons GTCCACGCCTGGGAGGTCTCCGACCAGTTGCTGCAGATCCGGCAGGACGTTGAGTCTTGCTACTTTGCAGCCCAGACCATGAAGATGAAAATCCAGACCTCATTCTACGAGCTCCCCACAGACTCGCACGTCTCGCTGCGGGACTCGTTGCTTTCCCACATCCAGAACTTGAAAGACATGTCCCCTGTCATCGTCACCCAG CTTGCATTAGCCATAGCAGACCTCGCCCTACAAATGGCCTCTTGGAAAGGCTGTGTGCACACACTGGTTGAAAA GTACAATAACGATGTGACGTCACTGCCCTTCTTGCTGGAAATCCTGACGGTGCTGCCGGAAGAGGTCCACAGCCGGTCCTTGCGCATCGGAGCCAACCGCCGCACAGAGATCATCGAGGACTTGGCTTTCTATTCCAGCACAGTCGTCTCTCTGCTG GTGACGTGCGTGGAGAAGGCTGGCAACGACGAGAAGATGCTTATCAAGATCTTCCGCTGTCTGGGCAGCTGGTTCAACCTGGGCGTCCTCGACAGCACCTTCATGGCCAACAGCAAGCTCCTCTCGCTGCTCTTCGAGGTTCTG CAACAAGACAAGACGTCCTCCAATTTGCACGAGGCTGCGTCCGACTGCGTCTGTTCTGCCCTGTACGCGATTGAGAACGTGGAGACGAACCTTCCCCTGGCCCTCCAGCTCTTCCAGGGGGTCCTGACGCTGGAGACGGCTTACCACATGGCCGTGGCACGCGAGGATTTAGACAA ggtTCTGAATTACTGTCGGATCTTCACTGAACTCTGTGAAACTTTTCTGGATAAAATTGTTTGCACTCCTGGCCAGGGCCTGGGCGACCTGCGGACCATCGAGCTGCTCTTGATCTGTGCAGGCCACCCGCAGTATGAG GTGGTGGAAATTTCTTTCAACTTCTGGTACCGACTGGGGGAGCACCTTTACAAGACAGACAACGCCGTCATCCATAGCATATTCAAGGCCTACATCCAGAGGCTCCTTCACGCACTTGCTCGGCACTGTCAGCTGGATCCAGACCAC GAAGGGATCCCCGAGGAGACCGACGACTTTGGCGAGTTCCGGATGAGGGTCTCCGATCTCGTGAAAGATCTGATCTTTCTGGTTGGCTCCGTGGAATGTTTTGCCCAG CTTTATGCCACCCTGAAAGAAGGTCACCCTCCTTGGGAAGTGACGGAAGCGGTTCTCTTCATCATGGCCTCGATAGCCAAGAGCGTTGACCA AGAGAACAACCCGACgctggtggaggtcctggacggGGTGGTGCGCCTTCCTGAATCGGTGCACGTGGCTGTCCGCTACACGAGTATAGAGTTGGTGGGCGAAATGAGCGAGGTTGTGGACAGGAACCCTCAATTCCTTG ATCCTGTGCTCGGCTACTTGATGAAGGGCCTGTGCGAGAAGTCGCTGGCCTCGGTGGCGGCCAAAGCCATCCACAACATCTGCTCGGTGTGCCGGGACCACATGGCCCAGCACTTCAGCGGGTTGCTGGAAATCGCCCGCTCCCTCGACTCCTTCATGCTCTCCCCGGAGGCGGCCGTGGGGCTCCTCAAAG GGACCGCGTTAGTGCTGGCCCGGCTGCCTTTGGAAAAGATCTCCGCCTGCCTCAGTGAGCTTTGTGCCGTTCAGGTGATGGCATTGAAAAAG CTTCTCTCCCAGGAGCCCAGCAACGGCCTCTCCTCAGATCCCACTGTGCCCCTAGATCGTCTCGCTGTTATATTTAG GCATACCAACCCTATTGTAGAAAATGGACAGACCCACCCGTGCCAAAAAGTCATCCAGGAG ATCTGGCCCGTCCTGTCAGAGACCCTGAACAAACACCGTGCCGATAACCGCATCGTGGAGCGTTGCTGCCGGTGCCTGCGTTTCGCTGTCCGTTGCGTCGGCAAGGGGTCAGCGGCGCTCTTGCAGCCTCTAGTCACTCAG atggTGAGCGTGTACCAGGAGCACCAGCACTCCTGCTTCCTCTACCTGGGAAGCATCCTGGTGGACGAGTACGGCATGGAGGAGGGCTGCCGGCAGGGGCTGCTCGACATGCTTCAG GCTCTGTGCGTCCCCACTTTCAGGCTCATCGAGCAACCAAATGGCCTTCAGAACCACCCTGACACTGTGGACGACCTCTTCCGGCTGGCGACCAG GTTCATTCAGCGCAGCCCGATCACGCTGCTCCGCAGCCAGGTGATCCTGCCCATCCTGCAGTGGGCCATCGCCGCCACCACCCTGGACCATCGCGATGCCAACTGCAGTGTCATGAAGTTCTTACGTGACCTTGTCCACACAGGAGTGGCCAACGAT CACGAAGATGACTTCGAGGCGCGGAAGGAGCTCATCGGGCAGGTGATGGCGCAGCTGGGCCAGCAGCTCGTGAACCAGCTCTTGCACACCAGCTGCTTCTGTCTGCCCCCTTACACTCTGCCCGACGTGGCCGAGGTGCTGTGGGAAATCATGCAGGTCGACCGGCCG ACCTTCTGCCGCTGGCTGGAGAACTCGCTGAAGGGCTTACCAAAGGAATCGACGGGGGGAGCGGTGCAGGTGACGCACAAGCAGTTGACGGACTTCCACAAGCAGGTCACGAG cgcCGAGGAGTGCAAACAGGTGTGCTGGGCTCTGAGGGACTTCACCAGACTCTTCCGGTAG